From the Prunus dulcis chromosome 4, ALMONDv2, whole genome shotgun sequence genome, one window contains:
- the LOC117624380 gene encoding coatomer subunit alpha-1-like has product MLTKFETKSNRVKGLSFHSKRPWILASLHSGVIQLWDYRMGTLIDRFDEHDGPVRGVHFHTSQPLFVSGGDDYKIKVWNYKLHRCLFTLLGHLDYIRTVQFHHEYPWIVSASDDQTIRIWNWQSRTCISVLTGHNHYVMCALFHPKEDLVVSASLDQTVRVWDIGALRKKTVAPADDILRLSQMNADFFGGVDAVVKYVLEGHDRGVNWASFHPTLPLIVSGADDRQVKLWRMNDTKAWEVDTLRGHMNNVSCVLFHARQDIIVSNSEDRSIRVWDATKRTGLQTFRREHDRFWILAAHPEMNLLAAGHDSGMIVFKLERERPAFSVSGDSMFYVKDRFLRFFEFSTQRDTQVIPIRRPGSSTLNQGAKTLSYSPTENAVLICSETEGGSYELYIIPKDSFGRGDIVQEAKRGIGGPAVFVARNRFAVLEKSSNQVIVKNLKNEIVKKSALPIIADAIFYAGTGNLLCRAEDRVIIFDLQQRIILGELQTPFVRYVVWSNDMESIALLSKHSIVIANKKLVHQCTLHETIRVKSGAWDDNGVFIYTTLNHIKYCLPNGDNGIIRTLDVPVYITKVYGSTIHCLDRDGKNCAIVVDATEYVFKLSLLKKRYDQVMSMIKSSELCGQAMIAYLQQKGFPEVALHFVKDERTRFNLALGSGNIQIAVASAKEIDEKDHWYRLGVEALRQGNAGIVEYAYQKTKNFERLSFLYLVTGNLDKLSKMLKIAEVKNDVMGQFHNALYLGDIRERVKILENAGHLPLAYSTAVIHGLHDIAERLAAELGDNVPILPKGKSPSLLMPPTPIICGGDWPLLRVMRGIFEGGLDNVGRNAEEEYEEATDADWGEDLDIVDVENIPNGDISAVLEDEEEHEENEEGGWDLEDLELPPEIDTPKTASNARSSVFVAPTPGMPVSQIWTQKSSLAAEHAAAGNFDIAMRLLNRQLGIKNFAPLRQLFLDLHMGSHTYLRAFSSAPVISVAVERGWSESATPNVRGPPALVFKFSELEEKLKAGYKATTTGKFTEALRLLLGILHTIPLIVVDSRREVDEVKELIIIVKEYVLGLKMELKRRELKDNPVRQQELAAYFTHCNLQMPHLRLALLNAMSVCFKAGNLNTAANFARRLLETNPTTENHAKTARQVLQAAEKNMNDATQLNYDFRNPFVVCGATYVPIYRGQKDVSCPYCSSRFVLAQEGQLCTVCDLAVVGADASGLLCSPTQIR; this is encoded by the exons ATGCTGACGAAATTCGAGACCAAGAGTAATCGAGTGAAGGGGCTGAGCTTTCACAGCAAGAGGCCATGGATCTTGGCCAGTCTCCACAGCGGTGTCATCCAGCTCTGGGATTACCGAATGGGCACTCTCATCGACCGTTTTGACGAGCACGATGGCCCTGTACGTGGTGTCCATTTCCACACCTCTCAGCCGCTTTTCGTCTCTGGAG GGGATGATTACAAGATCAAGGTGTGGAATTACAAGCTGCATAGGTGTTTGTTTACACTTCTTGGACACCTTGATTACATACGCACCGTTCAATTCCATCATGAGTACCCATGGATTGTCAGTGCTAGCGATGATCAGACAATCAGAATATGGAATTGGCAGTCCCGAACTTGTATTTCTGTGCTCACTGGACACAACCATTATGTCATGTGTGCCTTATTCCATCCAAAGGAGGATCTTGTTGTCTCAGCATCCTTGGATCAAACTGTTCGTGTTTGGGATATTGGTGCCCTCAGGAAAAAGACGGTTGCCCCTGCAGATGACATCCTGCGCCTGAGTCAGATGAATGCAGATTTCTTTGGTGGAGTTGATGCTGTTGTGAAGTATGTCTTGGAAGGTCATGATCGGGGTGTTAATTGGGCATCATTCCATCCCACACTCCCTCTGATCGTCTCTGGAGCAGACGATCGACAAGTGAAACTCTGGCGAATGAATG ATACAAAGGCTTGGGAGGTGGACACCTTAAGGGGGCACATGAACAATGTATCATGTGTTTTATTCCATGCAAGGCAGGATATTATTGTGTCCAATTCAGAGGATAGAAGCATCCGAGTCTGGGATGCCACAAAACGGACTGGTCTTCAGACATTTCGTAGAGAGCATGATAGGTTCTGGATTCTTGCAGCACATCCTGAAATGAACCTTTTGGCTGCTGGTCATGATAGTGGCATGATCGTCTTTAAATTGGAGAGAGAACGTCCTGCCTTTTCTGTTAGTGGTGATTCAATGTTCTATGTTAAAGATCGTTTTCTCCGCTTCTTTGAGTTCTCTACCCAGAGAGACACTCAGGTTATCCCTATTCGAAGGCCTGGTTCTTCCACCTTGAATCAAGGGGCTAAAACACTATCTTATAGCCCTACAGAAAATGCTGTTTTGATATGTTCAGAAACGGAAGGGGGTTCTTATGAGCTATACATTATACCCAAAGATAGCTTTGGCCGGGGTGATATTGTGCAGGAGGCAAAAAGAGGAATTGGAGGGCCAGCCGTGTTCGTGGCTAGGAATAGGTTTGCAGTGCTTGAAAAGAGCAGCAATCAAGTTATAGTGAAGAACCTTAAAAATGAGATTGTCAAGAAGAGTGCCCTACCTATTATTGCTGATGCAATATTTTATGCTGGAACTGGAAACTTGCTTTGCAGGGCAGAGGACAGAGTTATTATTTTTGACCTGCAGCAGAGAATTATTCTTGGGGAGCTTCAAACTCCTTTCGTAAGGTATGTTGTTTGGTCAAACGATATGGAAAGCATTGCTTTGCTGAGCAAACATTCTATTGTGATAGCCAACAAGAAGCTTGTGCATCAGTGCACTCTCCATGAGACAATTCGTGTAAAGAGTGGAGCTTGGGATGACAATGGCGTTTTCATATATACAACCTTGAACCACATCAAATACTGCCTTCCCAATGGGGACAATGGAATCATCAGGACCCTAGATGTTCCAGTATATATAACAAAAGTGTATGGAAGCACCATCCATTGCTTGGATCGAGATGGGAAGAACTGTGCCATTGTTGTTGATGCAACAGAATATGTTTTCAAGCTATCCTTACTGAAGAAGAGGTATGACCAGGTTATGAGCATGATTAAGAGCTCTGAGCTCTGTGGCCAGGCCATGATTGCATATCTACAGCAGAAAGGTTTCCCTGAGGTTGCCCTTCATTTTGTGAAGGATGAAAGGACTCGCTTCAACTTGGCACTAGGGAGTGGAAACATCCAGATTGCTGTTGCTTCTGCCAAGGAAATTGATGAGAAAGATCACTGGTATCGTTTGGGAGTGGAGGCCCTTCGCCAGGGTAATGCAGGCATTGTAGAATATGCGTATCAGAAGACAAAGAATTTTGAGAGGCTATCATTCCTCTATCTTGTGACTGGAAACTTGGATAAATTGTCCAAAATGCTGAAAATTGCTGAAGTCAAGAATGATGTGATGGGTCAATTCCACAATGCTCTATATTTGGGTGACATCAGAGAGCGTGTTAAGATATTGGAGAATGCTGGTCATTTACCCCTTGCTTATAGCACAGCTGTAATTCATGGCCTCCATGATATTGCAGAACGTTTGGCAGCTGAACTGGGAGATAATGTTCCGATTTTACCCAAGGGGAAATCTCCATCTCTTTTGATGCCTCCAACCCCAATCATCTGTGGTGGAGATTGGCCCTTGTTGAGGGTTATGAGAGGAATATTTGAGGGTGGTCTTGATAATGTGGGCAGGAATGCAGAGGAAGAGTATGAAGAGGCTACAGATGCTGATTGGGGAGAGGATTTGGATATTGTTGACGTGGAAAACATTCCAAATGGAGACATCAGTGCAGTGCTGGAGGATGAGGAAGAACATGAGGAAAATGAGGAGGGAGGATGGGATCTTGAAGATCTTGAACTTCCACCTGAGATTGATACTCCCAAAACTGCAAGTAATGCCCGTTCTTCTGTGTTTGTTGCCCCAACTCCTGGTATGCCTGTAAGTCAAATTTGGACCCAGAAGTCATCTCTTGCTGCTGAACATGCAGCGGCTGGGAATTTCGATATTGCAATGCGTTTGTTGAACCGGCAGCTGGGTATAAAGAACTTTGCTCCCCTAAGACAATTGTTTCTTGACTTACACATGGGCAGTCATACGTATCTACGTGCCTTCTCATCAGCTCCTGTGATCTCTGTGGCTGTTGAGAGGGGATGGAGTGAGTCAGCTACTCCTAATGTTAGGGGTCCTCCTGCTCTTGTGTTTAAATTCTCAGAGCTGGAAGAGAAGCTTAAGGCGGGTTACAAGGCCACAACTACGGGGAAATTTACAGAGGCTTTACGACTTCTCCTTGGTATTCTGCATACTATTCCTTTGATTGTAGTTGATTCAAGGAGAGAGGTTGATGAAGTAAAAGAATTAATTATCATTGTGAAGGAGTATGTTCTGGGTCTGAAGATGGAGCTTAAGAGGAGGGAACTTAAGGACAATCCTGTTCGCCAACAGGAGCTAGCAGCTTACTTCACCCACTGTAACCTTCAGATGCCTCACTTGAGACTTGCATTACTGAATGCCATGAGTGTTTGCTTTAAGGCTGGTAATCTCAACACAGCAGCCAACTTTGCCAGGCGACTTTTGGAGACCAATCCCACCACTGAAAACCATGCAAAGACTGCAAGACAAGTCCTCCAGGCTGCCGAGAAGAACATGAATGATGCAACCCAGCTAAATTATGATTTCAGAAATCCATTTGTGGTTTGTGGTGCAACATATGTGCCTATTTACCGTGGGCAGAAGGATGTTTCATGCCCGTACTGCAGTTCTCGGTTTGTTCTGGCCCAGGAAGGGCAGCTCTGTACTGTTTGTGATCTTGCAGTGGTTGGAGCGGATGCATCTGGGTTGCTCTGTTCTCCTACCCAGATAAGATGA
- the LOC117625981 gene encoding histidinol dehydrogenase, chloroplastic isoform X1, whose translation MDSQILCFNRSSSHCFIKRQYHPLIAAPKTTNLFLRRGFACKGTTCSMKSYRLSELSPPEVEGLKARPRIDFSSIFSTVNPIVDDVRKRGDAAIKEYTARFDKVELDNIVVEVSELPDPELDAAIREAFDVAYDNIYAFHFAQKSAEKSVENMKGVKCKRVARSISSVGVYVPGGTAVLPSTALMLSVPAQIAGCKTVVLATPPSQDGTICKEVLYCAKKAGVTHILKAGGAQAIAAMAWGTKSCPKVEKIFGPGNQYVTAAKMILQNSEAMVSIDMPAGPSEVLVIADKHASPVHIAADLLSQAEHGPDSQVVLVIAGDGVDFKAIEEEISKQCQSLPRGEFASKALSHSFTVFARDMVEAVYFSNLYAPEHLIINVKDAEKWESVIENAGSVFLGQWTPESVGDYASGTNHVLPTYGYARMYGGVSLDSFLKYMTVQSLTEEGLQKLGPYVATMAEVEGLEAHKRAVTLRLKDIKARQVPNVR comes from the exons ATGGACAGTCAGATTCTATGTTTTAATCGCAGCAGCAGTCATTGTTTTATCAAACGACAATATCATCCTCTAATCGCTGCGCCGAAAACTACAAATCTTTTTCTTCGACGAG GTTTTGCTTGTAAGGGAACAACTTGCTCAATGAAGTCTTACAGGTTGTCTGAACTATCTCCACCGGAGGTTGAAGGCCTGAAAGCTCGTCCTCGAATTgatttttcttccatttttagCACG GTCAACCCAATAGTTGATGATGTTCGCAAAAGAGGCGATGCTGCAATCAAGGA ATATACTGCAAGGTTTGACAAAGTAGAACTGGATAACATTGTCGTAGAAGTTTCTGAGCTTCCAGATCCAGAG CTTGATGCAGCTATTAGAGAAGCATTTGACGTGGCATATGACAACATATATGCATTTCATTTTGCTCAGAAATCAGCTGAGAAAAGTGTTGAGAACATGAAG GGTGTCAAATGTAAACGGGTGGCGAGAAGCATCAGTTCTGTTGGTGTTTATGTTCCAGGAGGAACTGCAGTTTTACCTTCAACAGCTCTGATGCTTTCAGTT CCTGCACAGATTGCTGGGTGTAAAACTGTTGTTCTTGCAACTCCCCCAAGTCAGGATGGCACCATATGCAAG GAAGTACTATATTGTGCAAAGAAGGCTGGTGTAACTCACATCCTTAAAGCTGGTGGTGCTCAG GCAATAGCTGCTATGGCTTGGGGTACCAAATCTTGCCCAAAG GTTGAAAAAATTTTTGGCCCTGGAAATCAATATGTCACTGCTGCAAAAATGATTCTCCAG AACAGCGAAGCCATGGTTTCAATTGACATGCCTGCAGGCCCTTCAGAAGTTTTGGTCATTGCTGACAAACATGCCAGTCCTGTTCATATAGCTGCAGATTTGCTTTCTCAG GCTGAGCATGGCCCTGATAGTCAAGTTGTTCTTGTAATTGCTGGGGATGGTGTGGATTTTAAAGCTATAGAGGAGGAAATCAGCAAACAGTGCCAAAGCCTACCAAGGGGAGAGTTTGCCTCAAAAGCACTGAGCCACAGTTTCACAGTGTTTGCTCGCGATATGGTTGAG GCAGTCTATTTTTCAAACTTATATGCACCTGAGCATCTGATCATCAATGTCAAGGATGCAGAAAAATGGGAGAGTGTCATTGAGAATGCAG GTTCTGTATTCCTAGGACAGTGGACACCAGAGAGTGTGGGAGATTATGCGAGTGGGACAAACCATGTCCTCCCAACATATGGCTATGCGAGGATGTATGGTGGTGTGTCTTTGGACTCCTTTCTTAAGTACATGACAGTGCAGTCTTTGACAGAGGAAGGTTTGCAAAAGCTTGGCCCGTATGTGGCAACCATGGCTGAAGTTGAGGGACTAGAGGCTCACAAGAGAGCTGTAACCCTTAGACTTAAGGATATCAAAGCCAGGCAGGTTCCGAATGTGAGGTGA
- the LOC117624885 gene encoding uncharacterized protein LOC117624885 — protein sequence MWTRDKSLHTRGFSTPPPTWKSGPPNPPMVPMSERKRVSPSDGGDLFHVMHKVPVGDSPYVRAKQVQLIEKDPSKAISLFWAAINAGDRVDSALKDMAIVMKQLNRSEEAIEAIKSFRHLCPHDSQESLNNVLVELYKRAGRIEEEIEMLQSKLKHIDEGIAFGGRRTKTARSQGKKVQITVEQERSRILGNLAWAYLQQGNYKTAEEYYMKSLSLELDKNKQCNLAICLMHMNRLAEAKSLLQVVRASSGNKPMDESYAKSFERAIQMLTELEAKSVLRPIQLDENCCKEISRFPISPINRNSKQGNSLTNEGQHYVSGCMISGRWADGHEEETVSVNKWKKDCYFKNSCEGRSSFSSRMKENQGGIVGTETTPYSKTFFSPAPDIWNREVLFTQPRRSSRGFNDGHQTREIWGRGVGSSNKKLSFESCSRTENMRAHVVRSLNEDLLASTTGKSEVAFQNSVSSISSPISRDLRRRPQKDATVRSVLQPISSGNWKCTSRANDGCFQLKDEAVVISSSQNTVNGDWRRTSWENGGMKKSAEPQMVGEDAKALEISTDGGQNQSSDTTVLGSMEWRNAFVEDCFGENTSGKVDDVHQPIAENQKPAPDFSMYSKGKKSWADMVEEEEQELLNGRTEDFDSWNTEDGFNNENLNCNITPESPCLQSQMKSLGQKLQSTDFVDEYVSGNAASSRNSTVRRSLCFGQQQEQESVDYISSSPVPKEALNFEGSDSVQANGKGSIYGKNSSFSRRKRLQSFQDITEFQDSP from the exons ATGTGGACCAGAGACAAGAGTTTACACACCAGAGGCTTCTCGACGCCGCCTCCGACATGGAAGTCAGGGCCGCCAAACCCTCCGATGGTGCCAATGtcggagagaaagagagtgtCGCCTTCAGACGGAGGCGATCTTTTTCATGTCATGCATAAAGTGCCTGTTGGCGATTCTCCGTACGTCAGAGCCAAACAAGTTCAG TTGATAGAAAAGGATCCAAGCAAAGCCATATCCCTCTTCTGGGCTGCTATAAATGCGGGGGATCGAGTTGATAGTGCCTTGAAAGACATGGCAATTGTGATGAAACAATTGAATCGATCGGAGGAGGCAATTGAAGCTATCAAATCTTTTCGTCATCTCTGCCCGCATGACTCTCAGGAATCTCTTAACAATGTGTTAGTTGAACTGTACAAG AGGGCGGGGAGGATTGAAGAAGAGATTGAAATGCTTCAATCCAAATTGAAACACATTGACGAAGGTATAGCTTTTGGTGGAAGGAGGACAAAGACCGCAAGATCTCAGGGGAAAAAGGTTCAAATTACTGTTGAACAAGAGAGATCAAG AATACTAGGAAACTTGGCCTGGGCTTACTTGCAGCAAGGTAATTACAAAACTGCTGAAGAATATTACAT GAAATCTCTGTCATTGGAGCTAGATAAGAACAAGCAGTGCAATTTAGCAATCTGCTTGATGCACATGAACAGACTTGCCGAAGCAAAATCTCTGCTTCAAGTCGTAAGAGCTTCATCTGGAAATAAACCGATGGATGAATCTTACGCTAAGTCCTTTGAGCGTGCAATTCAGATGCTGACTGAACTAGAGGCAAAATCAGTTTTAAGACCAATTCAACTGGATGAAAACTGCTGCAAAGAAATTTCAAGATTCCCTATATCACCCATCAACAGAAACTCGAAACAAGGTAATAGCTTGACAAACGAAGGTCAGCATTATGTTTCTGGATGCATGATCTCTGGAAGATGGGCAGATGGACATGAAGAAGAGACTGTATCTGTTAATAAGTGGAAGAAAGATTGTTATTTCAAAAACTCATGTGAGGGCAGGTCTAGTTTTTCCAGCAGAATGAAGGAAAATCAGGGTGGTATAGTTGGAACAGAAACAACTCCATATTCAAAAACATTCTTTTCTCCAGCTCCTGATATATGGAATCGAGAAGTTCTATTTACACAACCAAGAAGATCTTCACGGGGATTTAATGATGGACATCAGACTAGGGAAATATGGGGACGTGGTGTTGGCagttcaaataaaaaactttcATTTGAGTCATGTTCAAGAACAGAAAACATGCGAGCACATGTTGTTCGAAGTCTCAATGAAGATTTGCTAGCCTCAACAACTGGAAAGTCAGAAGTGGCATTTCAAAACTCAGTATCTAGTATTTCTTCACCAATTAGCAGAGATTTGAGGAGGAGGCCCCAAAAAGATGCAACAGTACGATCTGTTTTGCAACCTATATCAAGTGGAAATTGGAAGTGTACTTCTCGGGCAAATGATGGCTGTTTCCAACTGAAAGATGAAGCTGTGGTGATCAGTTCTTCCCAGAATACTGTGAATGGAGACTGGAGAAGGACTAGTTGGGAAAATGGTGGTATGAAGAAATCTGCAGAACCACAAATGGTAGGTGAAGATGCAAAAGCACTAGAAATTTCAACTGATGGAGGTCAGAATCAGAGTTCTGATACAACTGTTTTAGGCAGCATGGAGTGGAGGAATGCTTTTGTGGAAGACTGCTTTGGAGAGAACACTTCCGGTAAAGTAGATGATGTCCATCAACCCATAGCAGAAAATCAAAAACCGGCCCCTGATTTTTCAATGTACAGTAAGGGTAAGAAAAGTTGGGCAGATatggttgaagaagaagaacaagaattGCTGAATGGAAGAACTGAGGATTTTGATAGTTGGAATACTGAAGATGGGTTTAACAATGAGAACCTGAATTGCAACATAACCCCTGAAAGTCCTTGTCTACAAAGTCAAATGAAAAGTTTGGGCCAAAAGCTTCAATCCACTGATTTTGTAGATGAATATGTATCTGGAAATGCTGCTTCATCAAGGAATTCTACCGTGCGCCGTTCTTTGTGCTTTGGCCAGCAGCAGGAGCAAGAGTCAGTAGATTACATCAGTTCATCACCAGTTCCAAAGGaggctttgaattttgaagGCTCTGACTCTGTGCAGGCAAATGGGAAGGGTTCTATTTATGGAAAGAATTCGAGTTTCAGTAGGAGAAAAAGGTTGCAGAGTTTCCAAGATATTACTGAATTTCAAGACAGTCCATGA
- the LOC117625981 gene encoding histidinol dehydrogenase, chloroplastic isoform X2: MKSYRLSELSPPEVEGLKARPRIDFSSIFSTVNPIVDDVRKRGDAAIKEYTARFDKVELDNIVVEVSELPDPELDAAIREAFDVAYDNIYAFHFAQKSAEKSVENMKGVKCKRVARSISSVGVYVPGGTAVLPSTALMLSVPAQIAGCKTVVLATPPSQDGTICKEVLYCAKKAGVTHILKAGGAQAIAAMAWGTKSCPKVEKIFGPGNQYVTAAKMILQNSEAMVSIDMPAGPSEVLVIADKHASPVHIAADLLSQAEHGPDSQVVLVIAGDGVDFKAIEEEISKQCQSLPRGEFASKALSHSFTVFARDMVEAVYFSNLYAPEHLIINVKDAEKWESVIENAGSVFLGQWTPESVGDYASGTNHVLPTYGYARMYGGVSLDSFLKYMTVQSLTEEGLQKLGPYVATMAEVEGLEAHKRAVTLRLKDIKARQVPNVR; the protein is encoded by the exons ATGAAGTCTTACAGGTTGTCTGAACTATCTCCACCGGAGGTTGAAGGCCTGAAAGCTCGTCCTCGAATTgatttttcttccatttttagCACG GTCAACCCAATAGTTGATGATGTTCGCAAAAGAGGCGATGCTGCAATCAAGGA ATATACTGCAAGGTTTGACAAAGTAGAACTGGATAACATTGTCGTAGAAGTTTCTGAGCTTCCAGATCCAGAG CTTGATGCAGCTATTAGAGAAGCATTTGACGTGGCATATGACAACATATATGCATTTCATTTTGCTCAGAAATCAGCTGAGAAAAGTGTTGAGAACATGAAG GGTGTCAAATGTAAACGGGTGGCGAGAAGCATCAGTTCTGTTGGTGTTTATGTTCCAGGAGGAACTGCAGTTTTACCTTCAACAGCTCTGATGCTTTCAGTT CCTGCACAGATTGCTGGGTGTAAAACTGTTGTTCTTGCAACTCCCCCAAGTCAGGATGGCACCATATGCAAG GAAGTACTATATTGTGCAAAGAAGGCTGGTGTAACTCACATCCTTAAAGCTGGTGGTGCTCAG GCAATAGCTGCTATGGCTTGGGGTACCAAATCTTGCCCAAAG GTTGAAAAAATTTTTGGCCCTGGAAATCAATATGTCACTGCTGCAAAAATGATTCTCCAG AACAGCGAAGCCATGGTTTCAATTGACATGCCTGCAGGCCCTTCAGAAGTTTTGGTCATTGCTGACAAACATGCCAGTCCTGTTCATATAGCTGCAGATTTGCTTTCTCAG GCTGAGCATGGCCCTGATAGTCAAGTTGTTCTTGTAATTGCTGGGGATGGTGTGGATTTTAAAGCTATAGAGGAGGAAATCAGCAAACAGTGCCAAAGCCTACCAAGGGGAGAGTTTGCCTCAAAAGCACTGAGCCACAGTTTCACAGTGTTTGCTCGCGATATGGTTGAG GCAGTCTATTTTTCAAACTTATATGCACCTGAGCATCTGATCATCAATGTCAAGGATGCAGAAAAATGGGAGAGTGTCATTGAGAATGCAG GTTCTGTATTCCTAGGACAGTGGACACCAGAGAGTGTGGGAGATTATGCGAGTGGGACAAACCATGTCCTCCCAACATATGGCTATGCGAGGATGTATGGTGGTGTGTCTTTGGACTCCTTTCTTAAGTACATGACAGTGCAGTCTTTGACAGAGGAAGGTTTGCAAAAGCTTGGCCCGTATGTGGCAACCATGGCTGAAGTTGAGGGACTAGAGGCTCACAAGAGAGCTGTAACCCTTAGACTTAAGGATATCAAAGCCAGGCAGGTTCCGAATGTGAGGTGA